In Deltaproteobacteria bacterium, one DNA window encodes the following:
- a CDS encoding four helix bundle protein — MPSITRFEEIQAWQRARELVREIYKTCADGRLSRDFGLRDQLCRAAVSSMSNIAEGFAKKSDRDFAHYFDIARGSAIEVQSLLYGALDIGYIQKSDFEKLYELADATALFIGGFTPYLRKRSESWLVVEIGA; from the coding sequence ATGCCCTCAATAACACGATTTGAAGAGATCCAAGCATGGCAGAGAGCGCGAGAATTGGTTCGCGAGATCTACAAGACCTGTGCTGATGGACGTTTGAGTAGAGACTTTGGATTACGAGACCAGCTTTGTCGTGCGGCAGTATCGTCGATGAGCAATATCGCTGAAGGCTTCGCGAAAAAGAGTGATCGAGACTTCGCCCATTACTTTGACATCGCGAGGGGATCTGCCATAGAGGTACAATCTTTACTCTATGGAGCGTTGGACATAGGGTACATCCAGAAAAGTGACTTCGAGAAGTTGTACGAACTAGCTGACGCAACGGCTTTATTCATAGGTGGTTTCACGCCTTACCTGCGAAAACG